A genomic window from Methanobacterium sp. BRmetb2 includes:
- a CDS encoding threonine--tRNA ligase, translated as MRILLIHSDYLKYKTRNKTKIAEKIEDNKKQGLFENSLVVFTAVEKEDGADPQRIVENAVAEIMDIYQKVDPDNVVIYPYAHLSSSLSSPDVAKKILKGIESKLNEMDLQVERVPFGWYKSFEVSCKGHPLSELSRTITVEKKEEKKTTDGEKSKFFILDKEELHDPEKFQYESGDLRKLVLYELGKMESTGDEPPHVKLMREKKLADYEPSADVGHLRWYPKGRLIRDLLADYVYNLVTENGAMPVETPIMYDLADEAIRVHAEKFGERQYRMHNKKELMLRYACCFGAFRVLADSFLTWKNLPIGVYELSTYSFRMEKKGEVVGLKRLRGFTMPDLHTVCRDIDQSLEEFDKQILMCQKTGEAFQINYEVIFRATEDFFEENKEWMFDEAKRIGKPILMEILPERKHYWICKMDFAAIDYLGRPIENPTVQIDVESGERFGITYIDESDEEINPIIIHCSPTGSIERVICSLLEKTAVELNEKPPMLPTWLSPTQVRLLPIAERHIDYALKLAQDLKNSKIRVDVDDRQDTVGKKIRNAGKDWVPYVLVLGDNELESNDLMVNVRSTKEKISMSLDDLKERIHTETVHMPYRALPLPLKLSKRVNF; from the coding sequence ATGAGGATATTGTTAATTCACTCTGACTATTTAAAATATAAAACCAGAAATAAAACTAAAATTGCCGAAAAAATAGAAGATAATAAGAAGCAAGGGCTATTTGAAAACTCGTTAGTGGTTTTCACAGCGGTGGAAAAGGAAGATGGAGCAGATCCACAACGGATAGTTGAAAATGCCGTAGCTGAGATTATGGATATTTACCAGAAGGTTGACCCGGATAATGTGGTAATTTATCCCTACGCACATTTAAGCTCATCTTTAAGTTCACCAGATGTTGCTAAAAAGATTTTAAAGGGGATAGAGTCTAAATTAAACGAAATGGATCTTCAAGTGGAACGGGTTCCATTTGGATGGTATAAATCTTTTGAAGTATCTTGCAAGGGCCATCCCCTATCTGAATTATCTAGAACAATTACTGTTGAAAAAAAAGAGGAAAAAAAGACCACAGATGGGGAAAAATCAAAGTTTTTCATTCTAGATAAGGAAGAGTTGCATGATCCAGAAAAGTTTCAATATGAAAGTGGAGATTTGAGAAAACTGGTACTGTACGAATTGGGCAAAATGGAATCTACTGGAGATGAACCACCCCACGTTAAATTAATGCGAGAAAAAAAATTAGCGGATTATGAGCCTTCAGCAGATGTGGGGCACCTTAGATGGTATCCTAAGGGTCGATTGATCCGGGATCTTTTAGCAGATTATGTTTATAATCTGGTAACTGAAAATGGTGCAATGCCGGTTGAAACACCCATAATGTATGATCTGGCAGATGAAGCCATAAGGGTGCATGCAGAGAAATTTGGTGAAAGGCAGTATCGAATGCACAATAAAAAAGAATTAATGCTTAGATATGCGTGCTGTTTTGGGGCATTTAGGGTTTTGGCTGATTCTTTTTTAACATGGAAAAATTTACCGATAGGCGTATATGAACTTTCAACTTACAGCTTCCGGATGGAAAAAAAAGGGGAAGTAGTGGGCTTGAAACGACTAAGAGGATTTACCATGCCTGATCTCCATACGGTATGTAGGGATATTGATCAGTCACTGGAAGAGTTTGACAAACAAATTTTAATGTGTCAAAAAACAGGTGAAGCCTTCCAAATCAACTACGAAGTTATTTTCAGGGCAACTGAAGACTTTTTTGAAGAAAATAAGGAATGGATGTTTGATGAGGCCAAAAGAATTGGTAAACCCATCCTGATGGAAATTTTACCAGAAAGAAAGCATTACTGGATATGTAAAATGGATTTTGCCGCTATAGACTACCTAGGCCGGCCCATTGAAAATCCGACTGTCCAAATAGATGTTGAAAGTGGGGAAAGATTTGGTATTACTTACATTGACGAGTCTGATGAAGAAATTAATCCCATAATAATTCATTGCAGTCCTACTGGAAGCATTGAAAGGGTTATATGCAGTTTACTAGAAAAAACTGCAGTTGAACTTAATGAAAAACCCCCAATGCTACCAACATGGCTTTCTCCAACACAAGTTAGGCTTTTACCTATAGCCGAAAGGCATATTGACTATGCACTGAAACTTGCCCAAGATCTTAAAAACAGTAAAATAAGGGTGGATGTGGATGATCGCCAAGACACGGTAGGTAAAAAAATAAGAAATGCTGGTAAAGATTGGGTACCTTACGTTCTAGTTTTAGGTGACAATGAATTGGAAAGCAATGATTTAATGGTCAATGTACGCAGTACCAAGGAAAAAATATCCATGTCCCTTGATGATCTGAAAGAAAGAATCCACACAGAAACAGTTCACATGCCATATAGGGCTTTACCCCTACCTTTAAAACTTTCTAAACGTGTCAATTTCTAA
- the ilvD gene encoding dihydroxy-acid dehydratase — translation MKSDTIKKGLQRAPHRTLLRACGVTDGEMEKPFIGIANSFTEIVPGHIHLREVADAVKLGVAEAGGVPFEFNTMAICDGIAMNHDGMRYSLASREIIADTVESMAQAHSFDALVLIPTCDKVVPGMLMAAARLDIPSIFVTGGPMLPGTYKGKSVDLITVYEAVGAVSSGKMSEDELNELERCACPGAGSCAGLFTANTMACVTEAMGMSLPYCATAHAVAAKKMRLARESGSKIIELLNENITPSLIMSQGAFENAATVDMALGGSTNTILHIPAIASELEDKGVKIDLELFDKLEREIPHLAAISPSGPYSMLDLDKAGSIPAVLKNIEEKINLDLITCTGQTVKENIKDAKVLDYTVIRPLDDPVHKEGGLAILKGNLAPNGAVIKKAAVSPEMMEFEGPARVFNSEEECVNSIFNGEIKEGDVIVIRYEGPKGGPGMREMLNPTSAISGMGLSVALITDGRFSGGTRGPCIGHVSPEAMTKGPIAALKDGDLIKIDIPNHKLDVMLSEEEINERLAQLVSPKKDLKGWLLRYSKMVNSADKGAILR, via the coding sequence ATGAAAAGTGACACCATTAAGAAAGGTTTACAAAGGGCTCCTCATCGAACACTTCTTCGAGCATGTGGAGTAACAGATGGAGAAATGGAAAAACCATTCATAGGAATTGCAAATAGTTTCACTGAAATAGTTCCTGGACATATCCACCTTAGAGAAGTAGCTGATGCGGTAAAATTAGGTGTGGCCGAAGCAGGTGGAGTTCCATTTGAATTTAACACCATGGCAATATGTGACGGAATTGCCATGAATCATGATGGGATGCGTTATTCGCTGGCATCCCGAGAAATAATAGCTGATACTGTGGAAAGTATGGCACAAGCCCATAGTTTTGATGCTCTAGTATTGATTCCGACCTGTGACAAAGTAGTTCCGGGTATGCTCATGGCCGCGGCCCGTTTAGATATCCCTTCCATTTTTGTAACTGGGGGACCTATGTTACCTGGCACCTACAAAGGAAAATCAGTTGATCTAATAACTGTTTATGAAGCAGTTGGAGCAGTATCATCTGGAAAAATGTCAGAAGATGAATTAAATGAACTTGAAAGATGTGCATGTCCCGGAGCTGGTTCTTGTGCTGGACTTTTCACCGCCAACACCATGGCCTGTGTAACTGAAGCCATGGGGATGAGTCTTCCCTACTGTGCCACCGCACATGCTGTAGCTGCTAAAAAAATGAGATTAGCAAGGGAATCAGGGTCAAAAATAATAGAACTTTTAAATGAAAATATTACTCCTTCTCTTATTATGAGTCAGGGCGCTTTTGAAAATGCAGCTACTGTTGATATGGCTTTAGGAGGTTCAACCAATACAATCTTACACATTCCTGCCATAGCCAGTGAACTGGAAGATAAAGGTGTAAAAATTGACCTAGAACTCTTTGACAAGTTAGAGAGAGAAATTCCGCATTTAGCCGCCATAAGTCCTTCTGGGCCATATAGTATGTTAGATCTTGATAAAGCCGGCAGTATACCGGCGGTTCTAAAAAATATTGAAGAAAAGATAAATTTAGATTTAATTACATGTACAGGCCAAACTGTTAAAGAAAATATCAAAGATGCAAAGGTACTAGATTATACGGTTATCCGTCCCTTGGATGATCCAGTTCATAAAGAAGGTGGACTGGCCATATTAAAAGGAAATCTAGCTCCAAACGGAGCAGTGATAAAAAAAGCTGCGGTTAGCCCAGAAATGATGGAATTTGAAGGTCCTGCTAGAGTTTTTAATAGTGAAGAAGAGTGTGTCAATTCAATCTTTAATGGAGAGATAAAAGAAGGAGATGTAATAGTAATCCGTTATGAAGGACCTAAAGGTGGCCCTGGTATGCGAGAAATGTTAAATCCAACTTCTGCAATATCCGGAATGGGTCTCTCCGTGGCCCTGATAACTGACGGAAGATTTTCTGGAGGTACAAGAGGGCCTTGTATAGGCCATGTTTCCCCAGAAGCTATGACTAAAGGCCCCATAGCTGCTTTAAAAGATGGTGACTTGATAAAAATTGATATACCTAACCACAAATTAGATGTGATGTTAAGTGAAGAAGAAATAAATGAAAGATTAGCACAGTTGGTGTCTCCTAAAAAAGATTTAAAAGGTTGGCTTTTAAGATATAGTAAAATGGTAAATTCTGCAGATAAAGGAGCCATACTCAGATAA
- a CDS encoding signal peptidase I, with product MSSNTKEIVGYIAILLIGIIAAQHMNVVVSGSMEPVFYRGDIVIVEKTNLFGLQEVNPNDLEVGDIVIYDATWFPEPVIHRIIKVGTNSEGQKYYITKGDNNPSPDPVAVYPNQIMAKVVEIGNNPFIIPKIGYITLWIRGL from the coding sequence ATGTCTTCTAATACAAAAGAAATAGTAGGGTATATCGCTATTTTATTAATTGGGATTATAGCAGCACAACACATGAATGTTGTGGTTTCAGGTAGTATGGAACCAGTTTTTTACCGGGGAGATATTGTAATAGTTGAAAAAACTAATTTGTTTGGGTTACAAGAAGTTAATCCAAACGATCTGGAAGTAGGAGATATTGTAATATATGATGCAACTTGGTTTCCAGAGCCGGTGATTCATCGTATTATTAAAGTTGGAACAAACTCCGAAGGGCAAAAATATTATATAACCAAGGGAGATAACAACCCCAGTCCTGACCCGGTGGCTGTATATCCTAACCAGATCATGGCCAAAGTGGTAGAAATAGGAAATAATCCATTTATTATACCTAAAATAGGATACATAACTCTTTGGATAAGAGGATTATGA
- a CDS encoding sporulation initiation inhibitor Soj codes for MGEVIAILNQKGGVGKTTTVVNLSAALALNGKKVLLIDMDPQANATTGFGIEKGALEYTIYSVLSEDKTLSDVIMHTDIKGLDLVPSNIHLSGAEIELSKVIGPYKILKESMDGFDHVYDYILIDVPPSLGLLTINSLVAADSVIIPIQAEFYALEGMADLIEAIELVEKRLESPSPIKGILLTLYDSRTRLGREVYKNVKEYFGETENIFKTTIPRNVKLAEAPSHGMPCIVYDEESIGTMAYNKLAKEIIELEDTDDS; via the coding sequence GTGGGTGAAGTAATAGCAATACTCAATCAGAAAGGTGGAGTTGGAAAAACCACTACGGTGGTAAATTTATCGGCAGCTCTGGCATTGAACGGTAAAAAAGTTTTATTAATTGACATGGATCCTCAGGCTAATGCTACTACTGGATTCGGTATTGAAAAAGGAGCACTTGAATATACTATATATTCGGTTTTGTCAGAAGATAAAACACTAAGCGATGTGATAATGCACACGGATATAAAAGGATTGGATTTAGTCCCAAGTAATATCCATTTAAGTGGTGCAGAAATTGAATTAAGTAAAGTAATTGGTCCTTATAAAATATTAAAAGAATCTATGGATGGTTTTGATCATGTTTATGATTATATATTAATCGATGTTCCACCATCACTTGGTCTTCTAACCATCAATTCCCTGGTTGCGGCAGATAGTGTTATAATACCAATACAAGCAGAATTTTATGCTCTGGAAGGGATGGCAGACTTAATAGAGGCCATTGAATTGGTAGAAAAACGTTTAGAAAGTCCATCTCCTATAAAAGGAATATTATTAACTCTTTACGATTCAAGAACTCGTTTAGGAAGGGAAGTTTACAAAAATGTGAAAGAATATTTTGGCGAAACCGAGAATATTTTCAAAACAACTATTCCCCGAAATGTAAAATTGGCAGAAGCACCAAGTCATGGAATGCCGTGTATAGTATATGATGAAGAAAGTATTGGAACAATGGCCTACAACAAACTTGCAAAAGAAATAATTGAACTGGAGGATACAGATGACTCCTAG